The Burkholderia pyrrocinia genome includes a region encoding these proteins:
- a CDS encoding alpha/beta fold hydrolase, whose amino-acid sequence MTIPTTPPAGIFTDVPSGLRLHHIEAGEGRPVVFIHGSGPGASGFSNFKHNYPAFAAAGYRAIVVDLPGYGQSSKPSDVAYTLDFFVGALHAQLAALGIGPAMLLGNSLGGAIALKYALDYPDEVDGLIMMAPGGVEDRDTYFRMEGIQRMVKLFTNRQMNDDTMRELLTLLVHDPAIVTDALVAERMKVCVEQPTEVLSTMSVPNLTDALGDLRSPVLGFWGTDDRFNPVGGALKFLEHCRDARFVLMNRCGHWVMVEHADYFNRECLDFLAARNTR is encoded by the coding sequence ATGACGATCCCCACGACGCCGCCGGCCGGCATCTTCACCGACGTACCGAGCGGCCTGCGCCTGCACCATATCGAGGCGGGCGAGGGCCGGCCCGTGGTGTTCATCCACGGCAGCGGCCCGGGCGCCAGCGGTTTCAGCAACTTCAAGCACAACTACCCCGCGTTCGCAGCGGCAGGCTATCGCGCGATCGTCGTCGACCTGCCCGGCTACGGGCAGTCGTCGAAGCCGTCCGACGTCGCCTATACGCTCGATTTCTTCGTTGGCGCGCTGCATGCGCAGCTTGCCGCGCTCGGGATCGGGCCGGCCATGCTGCTCGGCAACTCGCTCGGCGGCGCGATCGCGCTGAAATACGCGCTCGACTATCCGGACGAGGTCGACGGGCTGATCATGATGGCGCCGGGCGGCGTCGAGGATCGCGACACCTATTTCCGGATGGAAGGGATCCAGCGGATGGTGAAGCTGTTCACCAATCGCCAGATGAATGACGACACCATGCGCGAACTGCTGACGCTGCTCGTGCACGACCCGGCGATCGTCACCGACGCGCTCGTCGCCGAGCGGATGAAGGTGTGCGTCGAACAGCCGACCGAAGTGCTGTCGACGATGAGCGTGCCAAACTTGACCGACGCGCTCGGCGACCTGCGCAGCCCGGTGCTCGGTTTCTGGGGCACGGACGACCGCTTCAATCCGGTCGGTGGCGCGCTGAAGTTCCTCGAACACTGCCGCGACGCGCGCTTCGTGCTGATGAACCGGTGCGGCCACTGGGTCATGGTGGAACACGCCGATTATTTCAATCGGGAATGCCTCGATTTTCTTGCGGCGAGGAATACGCGATAA
- the dmpE gene encoding 2-oxopent-4-enoate hydratase, with protein sequence MSSRLHTTLGDELYAAWHARAPVAPLSSRPRRLSLDDAYRIQQRFIERRVEHGEAVVGKKIGVTSQAVQDMLNVRQPDFGILLSGMHYAAGEAIAADSLIAPRAEGEIAFILSRDLRGPGIDRTDVIAATAAVAPCFEIVDSRIRDWAIRIEDTVADNASCGVYVLGDARVDPRTLDLAACEMTIDKNGEPVAQGRGDAALGHPADAVAWLANTLAAYDVPLLAGEIVLSGSLAKLIPVTAGDALSMHISGIGSCDVRFI encoded by the coding sequence ATGTCTTCCCGCCTGCATACGACGCTCGGCGACGAGCTGTACGCCGCGTGGCACGCACGCGCGCCGGTCGCGCCGCTGTCGAGCCGCCCGCGCCGGCTGTCGCTCGACGACGCCTACCGCATCCAGCAGCGCTTCATCGAACGTCGCGTCGAACACGGCGAAGCGGTCGTCGGCAAGAAGATCGGCGTGACGAGCCAGGCCGTGCAGGACATGCTGAACGTGCGCCAGCCCGATTTCGGCATCCTGCTGTCCGGCATGCACTACGCGGCCGGCGAGGCGATTGCCGCCGACTCGCTGATCGCGCCGCGCGCCGAGGGCGAGATCGCGTTCATCCTGTCGCGCGACTTGCGCGGCCCCGGCATCGACCGCACCGACGTGATCGCCGCGACGGCCGCCGTCGCGCCCTGCTTCGAGATCGTCGATTCGCGCATCCGCGACTGGGCGATCCGCATCGAGGACACCGTCGCCGACAACGCATCGTGCGGCGTATACGTGCTCGGCGATGCGCGCGTCGATCCGCGCACGCTCGATCTCGCCGCCTGCGAGATGACGATCGACAAGAACGGCGAGCCCGTCGCGCAAGGGCGCGGCGATGCGGCGCTCGGCCATCCCGCCGACGCGGTCGCGTGGCTCGCGAACACGCTCGCCGCGTATGACGTGCCGCTTCTTGCCGGCGAGATCGTGTTGTCCGGCTCGCTCGCGAAACTGATTCCGGTCACGGCCGGCGACGCGCTGTCGATGCACATTTCCGGCATCGGCAGTTGCGACGTCCGCTTTATCTAA
- a CDS encoding DUF1329 domain-containing protein, with product MKRIRLPLLRASVMAACALVATASFPKVTPDDLKALDGPLTPMGAVRAASKDSGVPEWSGKWLGTPPDVQYKRGSRYPDPFASEKPVATITAENMAQYAEHLTDGQKAMFKRYPATFKINVYPTHRDFRYADSVYKDIRAYAPDSTMTSDANGLTNAPPTVPYPIPKTAAELLWNQRFSSAIGAEQATYDQAVVYSDGNIAWGKVRYDIYSPRNVGKYDVKSDLNNRTYYRNATELPLSDRGSLIVGFTNWDKAGADNSSRTWMYNPGTRRVRQAPEYGYDQPQGPGGFRTVDDDRLYNGPGDRYDWKIVGKREIYVPYDNYKAMDTSVKYADLLTKGHENPSYIRYELHRVWVLQATLKSNYRHQYAKRVLYLDEDSWMTLLADNYDARGQLWRTNVATTLYAFDAKVFYPGVVFYHDLISGAYMADRLTNEGPMPKLDNSPQFNEAYFSPDAIRSSGN from the coding sequence ATGAAGCGAATTCGTCTCCCCCTCCTGCGCGCGTCGGTGATGGCCGCGTGCGCACTCGTTGCGACGGCATCGTTCCCGAAGGTCACGCCGGACGACCTGAAGGCGCTCGACGGCCCGCTGACGCCGATGGGCGCGGTGCGCGCCGCGAGCAAGGACAGCGGCGTGCCCGAATGGTCGGGCAAGTGGCTCGGCACACCGCCCGACGTGCAGTACAAGCGCGGCAGCCGCTACCCCGATCCGTTCGCGAGCGAGAAGCCGGTCGCCACGATCACCGCGGAGAACATGGCGCAGTATGCCGAGCACCTGACCGACGGCCAGAAGGCGATGTTCAAGCGCTATCCGGCCACGTTCAAGATCAACGTCTATCCGACCCATCGCGACTTCCGCTACGCGGATTCCGTCTACAAGGACATCCGCGCGTACGCGCCCGATTCGACGATGACGTCCGACGCGAACGGCCTCACGAATGCGCCGCCGACGGTGCCGTACCCGATCCCGAAGACCGCTGCCGAACTGCTGTGGAACCAGCGCTTCTCGTCGGCGATCGGCGCCGAGCAGGCGACCTACGACCAGGCCGTCGTGTACTCGGACGGCAACATCGCGTGGGGCAAGGTGCGCTACGACATCTACTCGCCGCGCAACGTCGGCAAGTACGACGTGAAGAGCGACCTGAACAACCGCACGTACTACCGCAACGCGACGGAGCTGCCGCTGTCCGACCGCGGCTCGCTGATCGTCGGCTTCACGAACTGGGACAAGGCCGGCGCGGACAACTCGTCGCGCACGTGGATGTACAACCCCGGCACGCGGCGCGTGCGCCAGGCGCCCGAGTACGGCTACGACCAGCCGCAGGGCCCGGGCGGCTTCCGCACCGTCGACGACGACCGCCTGTACAACGGCCCCGGTGATCGCTACGACTGGAAGATCGTCGGCAAGCGCGAAATCTACGTGCCGTACGACAACTACAAGGCGATGGACACCTCGGTGAAGTACGCCGACCTGCTGACCAAGGGCCACGAGAATCCGTCGTACATCCGCTACGAGCTGCATCGCGTGTGGGTGCTGCAGGCGACGCTGAAGAGCAACTACCGTCACCAGTATGCGAAGCGCGTGCTGTACCTCGACGAGGATTCGTGGATGACGCTGCTCGCCGACAACTACGACGCGCGCGGCCAGCTGTGGCGCACCAACGTCGCGACGACGCTGTACGCGTTCGACGCGAAGGTGTTCTACCCGGGCGTCGTGTTCTACCACGACCTGATCTCGGGCGCGTACATGGCCGACCGCCTGACCAACGAAGGCCCGATGCCGAAGCTCGACAACAGCCCGCAGTTCAACGAGGCGTACTTCTCGCCGGACGCGATCCGCAGTTCGGGTAACTAA
- a CDS encoding DUF1302 domain-containing protein, protein MHQRISRRTDKRATATLSTLAAALLTCAVPNAHAGSTIELGADTTLDYTFTLSYGLGMRTRAPSGNLLTPANINGDDGDRNFAKNKLIENQVSLLGEVNLKHDDWGVFVRADTFYDQAYHRPNYNDAPGTVNQSGQYNNFTSDARYWSGGHTTLLAAYVYNTFHIGSTSLNVKVGDQVVAWGESLFFPNIAGAQGPSDATKSYMAGAEVKDILLPVPQISTQWQITPNFSLLGYYQFSYQQNRLTAPGTYWSYSDVTGPGAQFIIGPGGLIIPRGPDDKPSARNQWGIGARFRVLGDTELGVYHLHYNDMNPSVVTTYFPTLQYQQTYFSNIKLTGASFSTQVGPVNVAGEVSYRQGAAVLVNTATGPQSTRANVLQTNLSGIYSIGPSFLANSQSLVGELTYVHAGSISALDGSTTLTNSRNALAMEIAWTLSYKNVFNGWDLDVPLTYSHDLTGTSPLAGALGSLTGQGDHRVTAGVTFTRLSNLQLSLVYAKFLGSPNPVTRPLSDRDYVLATATYHF, encoded by the coding sequence ATGCATCAACGGATTTCGCGCCGTACCGACAAGCGGGCAACCGCCACGCTGTCGACGCTGGCCGCCGCGCTGCTGACGTGCGCCGTTCCCAACGCGCACGCCGGCAGCACGATCGAGCTTGGCGCCGACACGACGCTGGACTATACGTTCACGCTCAGTTACGGCCTCGGCATGCGCACGCGCGCACCGAGCGGCAATCTGTTGACACCGGCGAACATCAACGGCGACGACGGCGACCGCAACTTCGCGAAGAACAAGCTGATCGAGAACCAGGTCAGCCTGCTCGGCGAAGTGAACCTGAAGCACGACGACTGGGGCGTGTTCGTGCGCGCGGACACGTTCTACGACCAGGCCTATCACCGTCCGAACTACAACGACGCGCCGGGCACCGTGAACCAGTCGGGCCAGTACAACAACTTCACGAGCGATGCGCGCTACTGGTCGGGCGGCCACACGACGCTGCTCGCCGCGTATGTGTACAACACGTTCCACATCGGTTCGACCAGCCTGAACGTGAAGGTCGGCGACCAGGTCGTCGCATGGGGCGAAAGCCTGTTCTTCCCGAACATCGCGGGCGCACAGGGGCCGTCCGACGCGACCAAGTCGTATATGGCAGGCGCCGAGGTGAAGGACATCCTGCTGCCCGTGCCGCAGATCTCGACGCAGTGGCAGATCACGCCGAACTTCAGCCTGCTCGGCTACTACCAGTTCTCGTATCAGCAGAACCGGCTGACCGCACCCGGCACGTACTGGAGCTACTCCGACGTCACGGGCCCCGGCGCGCAGTTCATCATCGGCCCGGGCGGGTTGATCATTCCGCGCGGCCCCGACGACAAGCCGAGCGCGCGCAACCAGTGGGGTATCGGCGCACGCTTCCGCGTCCTCGGCGACACCGAGCTCGGCGTATACCACCTGCACTACAACGACATGAACCCGAGCGTCGTCACGACGTACTTCCCAACGCTCCAGTACCAGCAGACCTATTTCAGCAACATCAAGCTGACCGGCGCGAGCTTCTCGACGCAGGTCGGCCCCGTGAACGTCGCGGGCGAAGTGTCGTACCGCCAGGGCGCGGCCGTGCTCGTCAATACGGCGACGGGCCCGCAGTCGACGCGCGCGAACGTGCTGCAGACCAACCTGTCCGGCATCTATTCGATCGGGCCGAGCTTCCTCGCGAATTCGCAGTCGCTGGTCGGCGAACTCACGTACGTGCATGCGGGCAGCATCTCGGCGCTCGACGGTTCGACGACGCTCACGAATTCGCGCAACGCGCTCGCGATGGAGATCGCGTGGACGCTCAGCTACAAGAACGTGTTCAACGGCTGGGATCTCGACGTGCCGCTGACCTACTCGCACGACCTGACCGGCACGTCGCCGCTCGCCGGCGCGCTCGGCTCGCTGACGGGCCAGGGCGACCACCGCGTGACCGCCGGCGTGACCTTCACGCGCCTGAGCAACCTGCAGCTGTCGCTCGTCTACGCGAAGTTCCTCGGATCGCCGAACCCGGTCACGCGCCCGCTCTCGGATCGCGACTACGTGCTGGCCACGGCGACCTACCACTTCTGA
- a CDS encoding electron transfer flavoprotein subunit beta/FixA family protein, which yields MKVLVAVKRVVDANVKVGVKSDRTGVDIANVKMSMNPFDEIAVEEAVRLKEAGVVTEVIAVSVGVAQAQETLRTALAIGADRAILVESNDGIEPLGVAKVLKALVDREQPSLVILGKQAIDDDSNQTGQMLAALAGLPQATFASKVVVADGQATVAREVDGGAETLSLTLPAVVTTDLRLNEPRYVTLPNIMKAKKKPLEIVKPEDLGVDVTPRLRVLKVNEPPKRAAGVKVPDVQTLVGKLKTEAKVL from the coding sequence TTGAAAGTGCTCGTGGCAGTGAAACGCGTGGTCGACGCGAACGTGAAGGTCGGCGTGAAATCCGACCGGACAGGCGTCGACATCGCGAACGTAAAGATGTCGATGAACCCGTTCGACGAGATCGCCGTTGAAGAAGCCGTGCGCCTGAAAGAAGCTGGCGTGGTGACCGAAGTGATCGCCGTGTCGGTCGGCGTCGCGCAGGCGCAGGAAACGCTGCGCACCGCACTCGCGATCGGCGCGGATCGCGCGATCCTCGTCGAATCGAACGACGGCATCGAGCCGCTGGGCGTCGCGAAGGTGCTGAAGGCGCTGGTCGACAGGGAGCAACCTTCGCTCGTGATCCTCGGCAAGCAGGCGATCGACGACGATTCGAACCAGACCGGGCAGATGCTGGCTGCGCTCGCCGGCCTGCCGCAAGCGACATTCGCGTCGAAGGTGGTGGTGGCCGATGGTCAGGCGACAGTCGCGCGCGAAGTCGACGGCGGCGCGGAAACGCTGTCGCTGACGTTGCCGGCGGTGGTCACGACCGACCTTCGTTTGAACGAGCCGCGCTACGTGACGTTGCCCAACATCATGAAGGCGAAGAAGAAGCCGCTGGAAATCGTGAAGCCCGAAGACCTGGGCGTGGATGTGACGCCGCGCCTGAGGGTGCTCAAGGTGAACGAGCCGCCGAAGCGCGCGGCCGGCGTGAAGGTGCCGGACGTGCAGACGCTGGTCGGGAAGCTGAAGACCGAAGCCAAGGTGCTGTAA
- a CDS encoding SDR family oxidoreductase — MNGFDYSGKTVLVTGGTKGIGRRIAERFLAAGAHVFVCGRSAPDTPPSAGGRTAAFVAADLRDIEQVDAMLATIRDTAGGLDVLVNNAGGSPFALAADASPRFTESIVRLNLIAPLQLAQRVNAIMQPQPEGGVMLFISSVSASRPSPGTAAYGAAKAGLVSAVTSLAVEWAPRVRVCAISPSLVQTEAAAEGHYGDSDALDAIRATIPAGRLATPDDVASACLFLASPDASYTSGANLRLDGGGERPAFLTAAQAAAR, encoded by the coding sequence ATGAACGGATTCGACTACAGCGGCAAGACGGTGCTCGTGACGGGCGGCACCAAGGGCATCGGGCGGCGCATCGCCGAGCGGTTTCTCGCGGCGGGTGCGCACGTGTTCGTCTGCGGACGCAGCGCGCCCGACACGCCGCCTTCGGCCGGCGGCCGCACAGCGGCGTTCGTCGCGGCCGACCTGCGCGACATCGAGCAGGTCGACGCGATGCTCGCGACGATCCGCGATACGGCAGGCGGCCTCGACGTGCTCGTCAACAACGCGGGCGGCTCACCGTTCGCGCTCGCGGCCGATGCATCGCCGCGCTTCACCGAATCGATCGTGCGGCTGAACCTGATCGCGCCGCTGCAGCTCGCGCAGCGCGTGAACGCGATCATGCAGCCGCAGCCGGAAGGCGGCGTGATGCTGTTCATCTCGAGCGTCAGCGCGTCGCGGCCGTCGCCCGGCACGGCCGCATACGGCGCCGCGAAAGCGGGCCTCGTCAGCGCGGTGACGTCGCTCGCGGTCGAGTGGGCGCCGCGCGTGCGCGTGTGCGCGATCAGCCCGAGCCTCGTGCAGACGGAAGCCGCAGCCGAAGGCCATTACGGCGACAGCGACGCGCTCGATGCGATCCGCGCGACGATTCCCGCCGGGCGCCTCGCGACGCCCGACGACGTCGCCTCCGCGTGCCTGTTCCTCGCGTCGCCCGACGCGTCGTACACGTCGGGCGCGAACCTGCGGCTCGACGGCGGCGGCGAGCGGCCGGCGTTCCTGACCGCCGCGCAGGCAGCCGCGCGCTGA
- the dmpG gene encoding 4-hydroxy-2-oxovalerate aldolase: MSLAGKKITVHDMSLRDGMHPKRHQITLDQMRDIARGLDAAGVPLIEVTHGDGLGGASVNYGFPAHTDEAYLSAVIPELKQAKVSALLLPGIGTVEHLRMAHALGVGTIRVATHCTEADVSEQHIGLARTLELDTVGFLMMAHMSPPEQLVVQAKLMESYGANCIYITDSAGHMLPDDVTARIGQVRDALKPETELGFHGHHNLAMGVANSVAAVAAGANRIDAAAAGLGAGAGNTPMEVFVAVCDRMGIETGVDVFAISDVAEDLVVPIMDAPIRLDRDALTLGYAGVYSSFLLFAKRAEAKYGIPARDILVELGRQRLVGGQEDMIEDAALTMARARAVAA; the protein is encoded by the coding sequence ATGTCACTTGCAGGCAAGAAGATCACCGTCCACGACATGTCGCTGCGCGACGGGATGCACCCGAAGCGCCACCAGATCACGCTCGACCAGATGCGCGACATCGCGCGCGGGCTCGACGCGGCCGGCGTGCCGCTGATCGAGGTCACGCACGGCGACGGGCTCGGCGGCGCGTCGGTCAACTACGGTTTCCCCGCGCATACCGACGAGGCGTACCTGAGCGCCGTGATTCCCGAACTGAAGCAGGCGAAGGTGTCGGCGCTGCTGCTGCCCGGCATCGGCACCGTCGAGCATCTGCGGATGGCGCACGCGCTCGGCGTCGGCACGATCCGCGTCGCGACGCACTGCACCGAGGCCGACGTGTCGGAGCAGCACATCGGCCTCGCGCGCACGCTCGAGCTCGACACGGTCGGCTTCCTGATGATGGCGCACATGTCGCCGCCGGAGCAGCTCGTCGTGCAGGCTAAGCTGATGGAGTCGTACGGCGCGAACTGCATCTACATCACCGATTCGGCCGGCCACATGCTGCCCGACGACGTGACCGCGCGAATCGGCCAGGTGCGCGACGCGCTGAAGCCGGAGACGGAGCTCGGCTTCCACGGCCACCACAACCTCGCGATGGGCGTCGCGAATTCGGTCGCGGCGGTCGCCGCCGGCGCGAACCGGATCGACGCGGCCGCGGCCGGCCTCGGCGCCGGCGCGGGCAACACGCCGATGGAAGTGTTCGTCGCCGTGTGCGACCGGATGGGGATCGAGACGGGTGTAGACGTGTTCGCGATCTCGGACGTCGCCGAGGATCTCGTCGTGCCGATCATGGACGCGCCGATCCGCCTCGACCGCGATGCGCTGACGCTCGGCTATGCGGGCGTCTACTCGTCGTTCCTGCTGTTCGCTAAGCGCGCGGAAGCGAAGTACGGGATTCCCGCGCGCGACATCCTCGTCGAACTGGGCCGGCAGCGGCTCGTCGGCGGCCAGGAGGACATGATCGAGGATGCGGCGCTGACGATGGCGCGGGCGCGGGCGGTGGCGGCGTAA
- a CDS encoding efflux transporter outer membrane subunit has product MTQRNFPGRRGSRWMAVLPAAIAIGAGQGCSGPAFIPRSASDLSLPSTFMGMSVVTTGRDDACTVVGCDARWWRRFGSPALDALVEQAVTDSPSIRSAELRLIEATQYLAAQRGASRYPQVDLGASAKKEQLNTAAVGLPMIPNPSPFMLYNTNVSVRYDFDFFGAQRHRIGAKRYEAAVRKHQADAARLALAANLVTAAIREGRLRDEIELNEALLRNRRAIQRALHERYAIGSVTYREAIDGDSDIDRLEAALAPLRAELLQVRSQLAVYAGATSPHSLPEFRLPDLQLPQNLPSIVPSELVRQRPDILAAEASLHIAGELAGIATANLYPRIELGASIGSSPLVLGQLFAGGTTIWNIGAQLGAPIFHGGELRAARDAAYAAYDATFEDYRNVVLGGLQSVADTMAEIDRDTKALRAHSAVTQRQHTLLAMTSSQLAHGSGDRLGVLQAEYAYGLARLEVIRLRAARMASTVSFFAAIGGDAGSTH; this is encoded by the coding sequence ATGACACAACGAAATTTTCCCGGTCGCCGTGGTTCCCGCTGGATGGCTGTTTTGCCGGCGGCGATTGCGATCGGCGCGGGACAGGGTTGCAGCGGTCCCGCATTTATCCCGCGGTCCGCGAGCGACTTGTCGTTGCCGTCGACCTTCATGGGAATGAGCGTCGTCACGACCGGCCGCGACGATGCGTGCACGGTTGTCGGCTGCGACGCGCGCTGGTGGCGGCGCTTCGGTTCTCCTGCGCTGGATGCGCTCGTCGAGCAGGCAGTGACGGACAGTCCGTCCATACGCAGCGCGGAATTGCGCCTGATCGAAGCCACGCAGTATCTCGCTGCTCAACGCGGTGCAAGTCGCTATCCGCAGGTCGATTTAGGTGCGTCAGCGAAGAAAGAGCAGTTGAATACCGCTGCAGTCGGCCTGCCCATGATTCCGAATCCGTCACCGTTCATGCTTTACAACACGAACGTGAGTGTTCGATATGACTTCGATTTTTTCGGCGCGCAGCGACATCGGATCGGCGCGAAACGGTACGAAGCGGCGGTCCGGAAACATCAGGCAGACGCCGCACGCCTGGCACTGGCCGCCAATCTCGTGACGGCCGCGATCCGGGAAGGGCGCCTGCGCGACGAAATCGAACTGAACGAGGCGTTGCTGAGGAATCGCCGGGCGATTCAGCGGGCGTTGCATGAACGCTATGCGATCGGGAGTGTGACTTATCGGGAAGCCATCGATGGCGATTCGGACATCGATCGCCTCGAAGCCGCGCTGGCGCCATTACGTGCGGAATTGCTGCAGGTCAGGTCTCAACTGGCGGTCTATGCGGGCGCTACCTCTCCCCATTCGCTCCCGGAGTTCCGACTGCCGGACTTGCAGTTGCCGCAAAACCTGCCGTCGATCGTTCCGTCGGAACTCGTGCGTCAACGGCCCGACATCCTGGCGGCGGAGGCGAGCCTGCACATCGCCGGGGAGCTGGCTGGTATCGCGACTGCCAACCTGTACCCGCGGATCGAACTGGGAGCGAGCATCGGATCGTCACCGTTGGTGCTCGGGCAACTGTTCGCCGGCGGGACGACGATCTGGAACATCGGGGCCCAGCTCGGCGCACCGATTTTTCACGGTGGTGAATTGCGAGCCGCGCGGGACGCGGCGTATGCCGCGTACGATGCGACCTTCGAGGACTATCGGAACGTCGTGCTCGGCGGGTTGCAGAGCGTTGCCGACACCATGGCGGAAATCGATCGGGACACGAAGGCGCTGCGCGCACATTCCGCGGTGACGCAACGTCAACATACGTTGCTTGCGATGACGAGCAGCCAGCTTGCCCATGGCAGTGGCGATCGACTCGGCGTGTTACAGGCCGAGTATGCGTACGGCCTGGCCCGACTCGAGGTGATTCGGCTTCGCGCGGCCCGGATGGCCAGTACGGTTTCGTTTTTTGCCGCCATTGGCGGCGATGCCGGGAGCACGCACTGA
- a CDS encoding acetaldehyde dehydrogenase (acetylating), with protein MKKIKCALIGPGNIGTDLLYKLRRSPVLEPVWMVGVDPASDGLARAREFGLKTSDQGVDGLLPHVADDDIRIAFDATSAYVHRDNSDKLTALGVRMIDLTPAAIGPYCVPPVNLDAHLDSAQMNVNMVTCGGQATIPMVYAVSRVQPVAYGEIVATVSSKSVGPGTRKNIDEFTRTTSGAIEQVGGARKGKAIIVINPAEPPLIMRDTIHCLTDGPPDVDAITASVHAMVKEVQRYVPGYTLKNGPVFDGNRVSVFMEVEGLGDYLPKYAGNLDIMTAAAAATAERFAEQMLAATAATA; from the coding sequence ATGAAGAAAATCAAATGCGCACTGATCGGGCCCGGCAACATCGGCACCGACCTGCTATACAAGCTGCGCCGCTCGCCGGTGCTCGAACCCGTGTGGATGGTCGGCGTCGATCCGGCGTCCGACGGCCTCGCGAGGGCGCGCGAGTTCGGCCTGAAGACCAGCGACCAGGGCGTCGACGGGCTGCTGCCGCACGTGGCCGACGACGATATCCGCATCGCGTTCGACGCGACGTCGGCCTACGTGCACCGCGACAACTCCGACAAGCTCACCGCGCTCGGCGTGCGGATGATCGACCTGACGCCCGCCGCGATCGGGCCGTACTGCGTGCCGCCGGTGAACCTCGACGCGCATCTCGACAGCGCGCAGATGAACGTGAACATGGTGACCTGCGGCGGCCAGGCGACGATCCCGATGGTGTACGCGGTGTCGCGCGTGCAGCCGGTCGCGTACGGCGAGATCGTCGCGACCGTGTCGTCGAAGTCGGTCGGCCCCGGCACGCGCAAGAACATCGACGAATTCACGCGCACCACGTCCGGCGCGATCGAACAGGTCGGCGGCGCGCGCAAGGGCAAGGCGATCATCGTGATCAACCCGGCCGAGCCGCCGCTGATCATGCGCGACACGATCCACTGCCTGACCGACGGGCCGCCCGACGTCGACGCGATCACCGCATCCGTGCACGCGATGGTCAAGGAAGTGCAGCGCTACGTGCCCGGCTACACGCTGAAGAACGGCCCGGTGTTCGACGGCAATCGCGTGTCGGTCTTCATGGAAGTCGAAGGGCTCGGCGACTACCTGCCGAAGTACGCGGGCAACCTCGACATCATGACCGCCGCCGCGGCCGCCACGGCCGAGCGTTTCGCCGAACAGATGCTGGCCGCGACGGCCGCCACCGCTTGA
- a CDS encoding SDR family NAD(P)-dependent oxidoreductase, whose amino-acid sequence MKLIEELFDLRGKVAAITGGARGIGAETARTLAAAGASVAILDVLSQPAEALVEEIRAQGGQAAFWQLDVTHEADVSRVFGEIVARFGRLDVLVNNAGIEGHNVPTHELTLAQWQRVQDVNVNGVFLCTRAAIPHIDAAGGGSIVNLSSMYGIVGGPDVPAYHASKAAVRMMAKVDAMLYATKNIRANSVHPGYIRTPMLEDAFRQMGQDPDRAFEYMQTNVPMAKIGSPRDIAAGILYLVSPAGRYVTGAELVIDGGYTAR is encoded by the coding sequence ATGAAACTCATCGAAGAACTGTTCGACCTGCGCGGCAAGGTAGCCGCGATCACCGGCGGCGCGCGCGGCATCGGCGCGGAGACGGCGCGCACGCTGGCCGCGGCCGGCGCGAGCGTCGCGATCCTCGACGTGCTGTCGCAGCCGGCGGAAGCGCTGGTCGAGGAAATCCGCGCGCAGGGCGGCCAGGCCGCGTTCTGGCAGCTCGACGTCACGCACGAGGCCGACGTGTCGCGCGTGTTCGGCGAGATTGTCGCGCGCTTCGGGCGCCTCGACGTGCTCGTGAACAACGCGGGCATCGAAGGGCACAACGTGCCGACGCACGAGCTCACGCTCGCGCAGTGGCAGCGCGTGCAGGACGTGAACGTCAACGGCGTGTTCCTGTGCACGCGCGCGGCGATTCCGCATATCGACGCGGCCGGCGGCGGGTCGATCGTGAACCTGTCGTCGATGTACGGGATCGTCGGCGGCCCCGACGTGCCCGCGTATCACGCGTCGAAAGCCGCGGTGCGGATGATGGCGAAGGTCGACGCGATGCTGTACGCGACGAAGAACATCCGCGCGAACTCGGTGCATCCCGGCTACATCCGCACACCGATGCTCGAGGACGCGTTCCGCCAGATGGGCCAGGATCCCGATCGCGCATTCGAGTACATGCAGACGAACGTGCCGATGGCAAAGATCGGCAGCCCGCGCGACATCGCGGCCGGCATCCTGTATCTCGTGTCGCCGGCCGGTCGTTACGTGACGGGTGCGGAGCTCGTGATCGACGGCGGCTATACCGCGCGCTGA